A window of Methanoregula sp. genomic DNA:
TAAGCTCTGCGATAAACATCGTCGGGACCCCGTGGACTGCAGTGCAGTGCTCTTTTTCTATCGTTTTTAAGACCTCTTCTGCCTCAAACGTAGGAGCGGGCAGTACCATTGTTGATCCGTGGGTTACGCAGGCAAGGTTCGAGAGGACCATGCCGAAACAGTGGTAGAAAGGGACGGGAATGCAGAGCCGGTCTTTTTCGGTAAAGCCCATGCCCTCTCCGATGATATAGCCGTTGTTGAGGATACCGTGATGGGTGAGGACAACGCCTTTGGGAAATCCGGTGGTTCCGCTCGTGTACTGGATATTGATCGCGTCATCGAACGTGAGCACTTCACCCCGCTCGATGAGTTCATCCATCGTGATCTCATCGGCCTTTTTTAAGAGATCGTCCCATGTGTACATACCGTTATAGGGGATGTCGCCAAGGAAGACTGCATTTTTTAAGAACGGGAATTTTTCACTGGAGATCTTGCCGGGTTTGGATTCGAATGCTTCCGGGCATGCCTCGTAGAACATCCCAACGTAATCGGAGGTCTTGAACCGGCCCTGGATAATGAGTGTCTGGATCTCTGCCTGCTTGAGCACGTATTCGAGTTCATACGTGCGGTACGCCGGGTTTATGTTGACCATGATCGCCCCGATCTTTGCTGTAGCGAACTGCACAACTACCCATTCCGCGTAGTTCATAGCCCATATTCCGACGCGATCACCTTTCTCAACCCCAAGTCCCATGAGGCTTCGGGCAATTTGGTTTACCTGTTCAATAAACTCGCGGTATGTCCAGCGGATATCCTGGTGGACAGATACAACCGCTTCGGTATCCGGATATTTTGCCGCAATACTGTCAACCATCTCACCGATTGTCATTCCCAGTAAAGGAACTGTCGATGTCCCGCTTGCATAGCTCCCCTCGACCATTATTAAAATATGAGGCAGGAATGGCATATATTGATACTGATTTTATGCGGTGCGTGGTGCAGAATCATAAAAAAGTGGTGCACCCTGGATATCCTCTCAACAATTTTGGGGTAATATTCCGGAATACCCTGTCATTTTTTTGATAACTGCGATATGGTCAGAACTTTTTGACAGGGATGACCCTTTTATAAAAAGAGAAAGCAGATAACCAAACTCTTAAGTTTGTATACTGCGAATTTATTGAGTCAGCGGCAGGAAATTCCTGTACGCGGATTGTATGGGGTTGTGGCCTAGCCCGGAATGGCGACGGGCTCCAGCGGTCTTTGCGTTCTTTGTGCTCGCAGATGATGAACAATGGGTCTACTGATGAAAAGATGATGACCCGTTGGAGCACTGATGCATGTCGGAGAGACCCGTCGATCGTGAGTTCAAATCTCACCAACCCCACATTTTCTTATTATCTCTTAAACCGGCAGTTTGCAGATCACGATAACAAACCGGAAACGGTTTTTTAGTTCTCGCTATAGGACACTTCTTATATTCTGTTGTTCGGGCCAGGCATATCGGAACCGGTTGATCACTTGAAGAAGATCTCCTCACTAATCAGACTTATGTCCATGGCGCCCGATCAGCTATAAGCGTTTAAAATGCGATCTCCCTTGTATGAATCCTGAACTGCATCTGGTAGATGCCTTTACCGGTACCCCGTTCCGCGGAAACACTGCGGCGGTATGCATCATGGACGGGCCGGCCGATCCCGCCTGGATGCAGCAGGTCGCCGGGGAGATGAAACATTCCGAGACTGCGTTCCTGCATCCCGGTCAGGACGGCTGGAACCTGCAGTGGTTTACCCCGGAACGAGAGGTGGATCTCTGCGGCCACGCAACGCTTGCTGCAGCTTTCACCCTGTGGACAACCGGTCGCGAGAACCCGGAATCAGCGATCGCGTTTGAGACGCGATCGGGAACGCTCACTGCCCAAAAGGACGGGGACTGGATAACCATTGATTTTCCTGCCGAGCCGGTCATTTCCGAATCATCGGTCCCCGGCCTTGACCGGGCACTGGGTGTCACCCCGGTCTTTGTGGGGAGGAACCTGTTTGATATCCTTGTTGAGCTCCCGTCAGCGGCAGATCTCTGTACCCTTGAACCCGATATGGCAGCTCTCGCGGCGATTCCGACGCGGGGTATCATTGTAACTGCGGTCTCCGATCTCCCGCATTTTGATTTCATGTCCCGGTTCTTCGCACCTGCTGTCGGGGTCCCGGAAGATCCGGTCACCGGCTCAGCCCACTGCTGTCTCGGGCCGTACTGGGGAGAAAAACTCAAAAAAACAGAACTTGACGGATTCCAGTGCTCGGCACGGGGCGGGACCGTGAGGGTCACCCTGCATGGCGACCGGGTCCTCCTCGGGGGACATGCAGTCCACATATCATCCGGCAAACTGCTTGTATGACCGGCACCAACGGGCGTGTTCCCGGGGCTGGTCTTTACCGATGATAAATAATAGGTCTGCTGATAAAAAATGATGAGCCGTTGGAGCACTGATGCAGGTCGGAGAAAAAAGTCTATCGAATGTTCAAATCTCACCAACCCCCCATTTTCTCTGCAATCCTTATACGGTGATATTACCTGAATGCAGGAGTTGGCCCTTTTGTATTACGTTAATTCCAAAGTTCCTGTAATGGGAAAAATGGATTGAAATTTTCCTGCACGTTACCGTTTTACACGTTTCTTTGCGGGATCTTTAGCTGCTGTGCCTGGCACAGTGGTTTTACTCTTCGCCTTCGTTGCCTCTTCGACTCCTTCAAGCGCAGCCGGCAGGCATTCGAGCACGGTGACCAGCCCGGTCAGGTGCAGGTTCATCACAACCGATCCTATGATCTCATCTCTTGTCGCACCTGCCTGATATGCCATTATCGCGTGGAATTTCACGCCACGGGAGTTCTTTGTCGAGGTCTGGATTGCGATATTGATCAGCTGTTTTGTTTTTAAGTCAAGACCTTTTAACGATCGCTGTACTTCAACCAAATTGTTGAATCGTTCGGCAAGCTCGGGGCATTCCTTCTGGAAGATCTCGTAGGGGTTTTTCTCTGTCATGTTCATCAGCTTCAGATTTTGCATAGAGCAGATGATGTAATATAATTTTCATAACCCGGCGTTGCTTGTGCTATTTCTCACATTGAAAGGGCATGCAGTTGTATATCTTGTAGGGATCACTCTGGGCAAAGTGGTTGCTACCCCTCATTGTTTCCGCTTCCCTCATAAGCAGCTTAAACCCGGGGAGGCGTTTTAGGCAAAGGGTGTCGCTCTATCACCTATTCTCTCCATGTTACCCTGAATAGGGGGTCCTGGAGGTCACCCCCAATTAATTGTACCCATGCGCCCCCCATCATCATCGTATCCCCCCCAAAAATACTCCCTTATCCCCAGCCCGGCCGTTTCGTCATTCCCTCATTGAGAGGAATTCCGGATCAAAGGTAAGTGCATAGCGGAAAATAATCGCAGACGTTTTACGCAAATGACTCTGCATAGCGTCGGGAAATCAGCAAAGTCTGGTTTTTAATGAACACTCCACAAGCGAAGGGTGATCGTGATTATTGCCCAATGGAATTACCTGATATGGTTGCATGGATAACCGGAATATATGACAAAAAAATCAGGTATCCTCTACAGCCTGGCTCTCTTCAAACAGCGATATACCCGGGGGACTTCATGGACCCAGATACTCCTGAACTTCGGGATCATCACTGCCAACGCCAAACTGTTCGAAGACTTCTTCTTAATCCACTTAGGGCTGACAATTCCCATGGTTATCGCACTCTCGATCCCCTTCTATGTCATCTTCTGCTACATCCTCGGGCATGTCGATGAAAAGAGCGGGTTCTGGCAGATCGAAAACGATCTTGGGTACCGGGTCACTCCGTTATCTGATGAGATGCTCCAGACCATACGGGAAATTAAAAAGAAACTTGACTGAACCGTCGGGCAGTGAAATAGCATATTCCCATTTTTCCGATAATACGCAGTACTGAAGATAATGGACAGCACTTCTCAAAATATTTACGATTATTATCATTTATTGCCAGAATGCCGGACTATTCCTGATCGGAATTCCAAAGACCACGTTTTGGGATCAACAACGGATTCTTTGTTTTTTTAAATTATCCCCACTCCCCCGCAAAGATATCCTTAAACTCCTCCCTTACCAACATCATCCCGGAGAAACCCCATGGAAAAAATAACTATCGGCCCGATGCCGTACATGAGTGTCATGCCCACCCTGCTTGTGGGTGCAAACGTGAAGGGAAAAGCGAATTATATGACCGCTGCATGGGCAACCGTCGCCTGCATGGCCCCGCCAATGGTCTGCGTCGCGATCAACAAAGCCCGTTACACGGCAAAGGGAATCGAGGAGAACAAGACCTTCAGCCTGAACGTACCCCCTGCAAAACATGCGATCGAGACCGACCATTGTGGTCTCGTTTCCGGTGCGCTGGAGGACAAATCGAACGTTTTCAAGTCTTTCTACGGCAAGCTGAAGACCGCACCCTTAGCGGAAGAATGCCCGGTCAACATCGAGTGCAGATTATTCAAGTCTGTCGACTGCGGCAGTCACCTGCTGCATATTGGAGAGGTCGTAGAGATCCACGTAGACAAGGCCTGTGTCGTTGACGGCAAGCCGGACACCGCGAAGGTTGACCCGATCGTGTACGCACAGGCAACCTACTGGCAGGTCGGGAAACAGATCGATAAGGCATTCTCTGTAGGAAAGAAATACCTTAAGAAGTAAGATCCGGATTTTGTTTTGGGCACTTGATTTGATATATTTATCATCACTCAGCGTCACATATTAAGAGGATTAAGGAGAGTTCCATGTATTTAGTCGGAGAAGCACTTGTTGGCGATGGCGCGGAAATTGCGCACATCGATCTGCTGATGGGCGATAAGGAAGGCCCGATAGGTACTGCGTTTGCAAATGCGATCTCGCAGCTTTCAGCCGGGCACACCCCGCTGCTTGCGGTCGTTCGCCCGAACCTGCTCACAAAACCGGTCACGCTCGTCATCCCGAAGGTAACCTTAAAGGATATGGCACAGGTGAACGAGATGTTCGGTCCTGTGCAGGCAGCGGTAGCAAAGGCCGTTGCAGACTGTGTTGAAGAAGGACTGTTTAGCAGTATTGACCTTGAGAAGGTTGCAATCCTTGCATCCGTGTTTGTTCACCCGGACGCCAAGGACTACAACCGGCTTTACCGGTATAACTACGGTGCGACAAAGCTTGCACTCAACCGTGCTCTCGCAGCATTCCCGGATGCAAAGACGCTGGTGTACGAAAAGGATCGTGCCGCACATGCGATTATGGGATTCAAGGTACAGCGCCTCTGGGATGCACCCTACCTGCAGGTCGCAATGGACCTTGTGGACATGGGCAAGGTTGCACAGGTATTAAAGGAACTCCCG
This region includes:
- a CDS encoding AMP-binding protein, whose product is MVEGSYASGTSTVPLLGMTIGEMVDSIAAKYPDTEAVVSVHQDIRWTYREFIEQVNQIARSLMGLGVEKGDRVGIWAMNYAEWVVVQFATAKIGAIMVNINPAYRTYELEYVLKQAEIQTLIIQGRFKTSDYVGMFYEACPEAFESKPGKISSEKFPFLKNAVFLGDIPYNGMYTWDDLLKKADEITMDELIERGEVLTFDDAINIQYTSGTTGFPKGVVLTHHGILNNGYIIGEGMGFTEKDRLCIPVPFYHCFGMVLSNLACVTHGSTMVLPAPTFEAEEVLKTIEKEHCTAVHGVPTMFIAELTHPNFARYNMRTLRTGIMAGSPCPIEVMKQVNTMMHMSEIVIVYGQTETSPGVTMTTTKDPVERRVSTVGRSFPHTELKIVDSKTGKIVPVGEIGEICARGYCVMKCYYNNPSATHATLDKDHWNHTGDLGTMDEEGYFRIVGRLKDMVIRGGENIYPREIEEYLHHHDKIADVYVVGVPDVKYGEELCAWVKMKPDQTMTDQEVKDFCKGKIAHFKIPRHVMFVNDFPMGVTGKIQKFRMRETSIKTLGLQEADNIETA
- a CDS encoding PhzF family phenazine biosynthesis protein, whose product is MNPELHLVDAFTGTPFRGNTAAVCIMDGPADPAWMQQVAGEMKHSETAFLHPGQDGWNLQWFTPEREVDLCGHATLAAAFTLWTTGRENPESAIAFETRSGTLTAQKDGDWITIDFPAEPVISESSVPGLDRALGVTPVFVGRNLFDILVELPSAADLCTLEPDMAALAAIPTRGIIVTAVSDLPHFDFMSRFFAPAVGVPEDPVTGSAHCCLGPYWGEKLKKTELDGFQCSARGGTVRVTLHGDRVLLGGHAVHISSGKLLV
- a CDS encoding carboxymuconolactone decarboxylase family protein, with the protein product MTEKNPYEIFQKECPELAERFNNLVEVQRSLKGLDLKTKQLINIAIQTSTKNSRGVKFHAIMAYQAGATRDEIIGSVVMNLHLTGLVTVLECLPAALEGVEEATKAKSKTTVPGTAAKDPAKKRVKR
- a CDS encoding flavin reductase family protein, whose amino-acid sequence is MEKITIGPMPYMSVMPTLLVGANVKGKANYMTAAWATVACMAPPMVCVAINKARYTAKGIEENKTFSLNVPPAKHAIETDHCGLVSGALEDKSNVFKSFYGKLKTAPLAEECPVNIECRLFKSVDCGSHLLHIGEVVEIHVDKACVVDGKPDTAKVDPIVYAQATYWQVGKQIDKAFSVGKKYLKK